The Setaria italica strain Yugu1 chromosome IX, Setaria_italica_v2.0, whole genome shotgun sequence genome has a window encoding:
- the LOC101784315 gene encoding rop guanine nucleotide exchange factor 3 gives MDRDSSSSVSVSDESSEAGAAGERGGCCSSPSTRSLVDTAGNLSRTVSDVSTSFSEQCSSVDHSGPFEPAAAMAKLIDRSPASAAASLSRLSMKPRADVLDRRSTDDEMELVKERFSKLLLGEDMSGGGKGVCTAVAISNAITNLYATVFGSCHKLEPLPAGKKAMWRREMDCLLSVCDYIVEFYPSTQTLPDGTKVEVMATRPRSDIYINLPALEKLDAMLIDILDSFQKAEFWYADAGTRSFGSVTSSSSAMSSSFRRSVHRNEDKWWLPVPCVPDTGLTEKACKDLQKKRDCANQIHKAAVAINSGVLSDMEVPESFMAVLPKSGRASVGDSVYRVMLGADKFSPDFLLDTLDISSEHDALAMADRVEAAMYVWRRKASGSHGKLPWSKVKELAGDDDDKNVTLAGRAESLLLCLKHRFPGLSQTTLDTSKIQFNKDVGQAILESYSRVLESLAFNIISWIDDVLFADKTIRKLSDNLKS, from the exons ATGGACAGGGACAGCAGCTCGTCGGTCTCGGTGTCCGACGAGAGCTCGGAGGCGGGGGCCGCCGGGGAGCGCGGCGGGTGCTGCTCGTCACCGTCGACGCGGAGCCTCGTCGACACGGCGGGCAACCTCAGCCGCACCGTCTCCGACGTGTCCACGTCCTTCTCGGAGCAGTGCAGCAGCGTTGACCACAGCGGGCCGTTCGAGCCGGCTGCCGCTATGGCCAAGCTGATCGACCGGtccccggcctccgccgccgcgtcgctcaGCCGGCTCAGCATGAAGCCCCGCGCCGACGTGCTCGACCGCCGCTCCACCGACGACG AGATGGAGCTGGTGAAGGAGAGGTTCTCGAAGCTTCTGCTGGGCGAGGACAtgtccggcggcggcaagggcgtcTGCACCGCCGTGGCCATCTCAAACGCCATCACCAACCTCTACG CGACGGTGTTCGGGAGCTGCCACAAGTTGGAGCCACTGCCGGCGGGGAAGAAGGCGATGTGGAGGAGGGAGATGGACTGCCTCCTCTCCGTCTGCGACTACATCGTCGAGTTCTACCCGTCCACGCAGACTCTGCCCGATGGGACCAAAGTTGAG GTCATGGCGACCAGGCCAAGATCGGACATTTACATCAACCTGCCCGCGCTCGAGAAGCTCGACGCCATGCTCATT GACATACTGGACAGCTTCCAGAAGGCGGAATTCTGGTACGCGGACGCCGGGACGAGGTCGTTCGGCTCGGTGACATCGTCCTCGTCAGCGATGTCGTCGTCATTCAGGAGGTCGGTTCACCGGAACGAGGACAAGTGGTGGCTGCCGGTGCCCTGCGTCCCGGACACCGGCCTCACCGAGAAGGCGTGCAAGGACCTGCAGAAGAAGCGCGACTGCGCCAATCAGATCCATAaggccgccgtcgccatcaACAGCGGCGTCCTCAGCGACATGGAGGTGCCCGAGTCCTTCATGGCCGTGCTCCCAAAG AGTGGGAGGGCGAGCGTGGGGGACTCGGTGTACCGCGTCATGCTGGGCGCCGACAAGTTCTCGCCGGACTTCCTGCTCGACACGCTCGACATCTCGTCGGAGCACGACGCGCTGGCGATGGCCGACCGGGTGGAGGCTGCCATGTACGTGTGGCGGCGCAAGGCAAGCGGGAGCCACGGCAAGCTGCCATGGAGCAAGGTCAAGGAGCTcgcgggcgacgacgacgacaagaaCGTGACGCTGGCGGGCAGGGCCGAGAGCCTCCTGCTCTGCCTGAAGCACCGGTTCCCTGGCTTGTCGCAGACCACCCTGGACACgagcaagatccagttcaacAAG GATGTTGGGCAAGCAATCTTGGAGAGCTACTCAAGGGTGTTGGAGAGCTTGGCTTTCAACATTATTTCATGGATCGATGACGTCCTTTTCGCCGACAAGAC